DNA sequence from the Caminibacter pacificus genome:
CCCGAAGCCATAAAAACTTTAAATAAACTCATCCATAAAGAAGCCGCAAAATTAAAAGAGCCTATGAGAGTTATGGAAATTTGCGGCGGTCATACCCATACTATTATGAAATACGGCTTAAAACAACTGATGCCCGAAAATATTACTTTTATTCACGGTCCAGGGTGTCCCGTGTGCGTAATGCCAAAAGAGAGAATCGACCATGCAATAGAACTTGCCAAACAACCGGATGTTATTTTAGCGACTCTCGGGGATATGATAAGAGTACCGGGTAGCAAATCAAGCCTTGCTAAAGTCAGAGCCGAGGGTGCCGATGTTAGACCTCTTCATTCGACTTTTGACGTATTGCAAATCGCAAAAGAAAACCCTGATAAAAAAGTGGTATTTTTTGCTATAGGATTTGAGACGACGACTCCTATGACGGCCGCACTCATGGATAGAGCGTTTAAAGAAGGAATCAAAAATATCTATTATCATATCAATCACGTTTTGGTACCGCCTCCGATGAGGGCTATTATGGATAGTGGAGAAGCTAAAATCAACGCATTTATAGGACCGAGCCATGTTAGCGTTATTATCGGTGCTAAGAGCTATCAGTTTTTGACCGATGATTATAAAACACCTGTAGTGGTTGCGGGGTTTGAGCCCGTGGATGTAATGGAGAGTATTTTAATGCTTTTAAAGCAAAAAAACGAAGGCAGATGTGAAGTTGAGATTCAATATAAAAGAGCGACTACTTGGGAAGGTAACGTAGTGGCTCAAAAAATGATAGATAAATATATGGAAGTAAGAGATACGTTTAGATGGAGAGGTCTTGGGGATATTCCAAAAAGCGCTTTGAAATTAAGAGACGAATTCGCTGAATTCGATGCCGAAAAAATTTGGGCCGATGTTTTACCGAACGAACCGATTGACGACCATAAAATGTGTATCTGTGGTGATATTTTAAGAGGTCTTGCCACTCCTAAAGATTGTAAAGTATTCGGCACGGCATGTACGCCTGAAAATCCTCTCGGAAGCTGTATGGTTAGTGATGAGGGTGCTTGTAACGCGTATTATAGGTATGATAGGTAATTTGGTATAATAAACAAAAAGGCTTTTGATGACTAAAAGAGAAATCCTGAATTTTCTTAAAAGTCATAAAAATGAAATTTATCAAAAGTTTAAAGCAAAAAAGATAGGGCTTTTTGGCTCTTTTGCTAAAAATGAGAATTCAAAAAACAGTGACATTGATATTTATGTTGAATTTGAAGAAAAAAATTTCGATAATTTAGTTGGACTTTATGAATATTTGGAAAATAGCTTTCATCAAAAAGTTGATATCTATTATCCTCATAAATTTAGTGACAAAAGGGTATTGGAAAAAATTAAAAAAGAAGTGATTTATGGATAAAAGTGAGATTTTAGTTCTTTTGGAGTTTATTTTAGAAAGTATTGAATTAATTGAGAAAAGGTTTAAAAAAATAAAGAGTGTTGATGATTTTTTAACAGAAGATGGACTTTTAATACTTGATGCAATTTCAATGAGACTTCAAGCTGTTGGAGAAGCTTTAAAAAATATTGATAAAAAAGATAAAGAGTTTTTATTACAAGTTGATGATAAAGAGTATTGGAGCAAAATTATAAAAACAAGAGAAATAATTTCTCATCATTATATAAATTTAGATGCAGAAATTGTTTATATGATTTGTGATGAAAAGCTTGAAGAATTAAAAGATAAAATTATTAGGTTGATTAGTTTAACATAGTTTGTACTCTAATTGTAGTTGTATGGTAAGTGACGATTGGCTTGTAACGCAAATTATAGGTCTGATAGGTAAATTAAAAAATAATTATAAAATTTATAAATTTTTCCCATTCTTTTTCTTCTATATTTAGCTCTTTTTTTAATAATGTCAAATATCTGAGATATAGATAAAAAAAATATAAATAAATGCTTTGTTTTTTATATTCAAAGGAGATATATTTTTCAAAAGTTTTAAATTTAATTAATTGGTTGTTTTTTATTATATTTCTTATGTTTCTTTTTTCGTGAGGAGTCATATTGAATATTTTGCTATTAAAAAATGCTTTTAATAAATTTTTTTCTTTTTCTATTTTATAATATGTAAAAAAATTTTTTGTGTTTTCTTTAATTCCTGGGAACAGATTTTTGCTCCAGGTTATAAGATTAAAATACGAAGCTTTTAAAGTAATGATTTTTGATTTTGTAAATTTTTTGTTAGTTATGTCTTCAATTTCATCATTTTTAAGAAATTTTTTTAATACGTCATAATTTTCAATAGGTTCGTTTTTAATAATATTTTCTTCAATTTTAGCTAGCTCGTAAAGTTCAGGTAGAAGTTTAAATGTTTCAATAAAATTACTTTCTAAATGTTTTAAAATTAAGTTTATTTCTTCTTTTTGGGATTTTTCAAGTTGATTTTTTAAAGGTAAAAAGTTTGAGTCTTTTTTTGATTTTATAAGTTTATTTTTTATTGTGTTTTTATTATATCCACTGATTTTTCCTAATATTGTTGATAGCTTATTAAGAGTGAATAAATCCTTGTTTATTTCAATGAAATGATCAATATGAATTAAAACCACTTTTTTCCTTTATTTTTCTCCTTTTTTTCATATTCTTCGAAAAAAAAGGAGTATAAAATGAAAGAGATTGTTATTAATTGGCATATTATACAAAAATGTAATTATAGATGTTTTTACTGTTTTGCAAAGTATGAAAAATCGGAAAGAGAAATATATTTTGATAAAAGTAATAGTTTAAAACTGTTAAAAGAAGTATATAGTTATTTTGCTCAAAATTATAAAAGAATTAGACTTAATTTAGCAGGTGGAGAGCCTTTGTTGGTAAAAGATTTGAATTTTATTATTAAAAGTGCTAAAAGCATTGGTTTTGATGTTTCTATAATTACCAACTTTTCTAATTCAGATAAGATTTTAGAGAGTGTAAACTTTTTAACTATGATTGGAATTAGTGTTGATTCTTTAAAAGAAGATACCATAAAAAAAATTGGGAGGTTTGATAAAAAGATTTTAAATAGAGAATATTTTTATGAGAAAATTAAGTTAATAAAAAGTTTAAATCCAAATATCCAAATAAAAATAAACACAGTCGTAAATAGGTTTAATTATAACGAATTTTTAGGTGACTTTATAGAAAAAATAAATCCTAATAAATGGAAAATATTACAAGCATTTCCTTTTAAAAAAACTGTTTTTTGTGAAGATTGGCAATATGAAAGGTTTAAAAAGTTGCACATAAAAGTAAATGTTAATAAGTTTTTTGAATCAAGTGAAGATATGAGAGAATCGTATATTATGGTAGACCCTTTTGGTAGGTTTTATCAAAATAGTAATTTAGAATATCAATATAGTGAAAGTATTTTAAAAGTAGGAGCAAAAAAAGCGTTTTCTCAAGTTACTTTTATGAAAGATAAGTTTTATAAAAGGTGTCAAAAATGAAACTTACTAACATTACCGGAAGAGAGTTTATTAAAATTTTAAAAAAGTTGGGGTTTTATCTTGATAGACAAAATAGAGGAAATCACAGAATCTTTAAGAATGATAAAGGAGAAATTATCGTTGTTCCGGCTTATAAGAAGAAAGTATTAAAACCTGGACTTTTAAAGGGAATATTAAGTCAGTTAAATATCAACAAGGATGAGTTTATAAAGCTTAGGGATATGGTATAATAAACAAAAAAAGCATTTGATGTCTAAAAAAGTAGAATATAAAAAAATCTTTAAATAGGCTTTTTGAGTTATCTAAAAATTATAAACTTGATAAAAATTTTCAAGTTTCAAAAGAAGAGCTTATTATGCAAGAAAAAGGAAGAAAATGAAAATAACTTTGAGCTACGGTGGTGGTGGAAAAGAGACCAATAAACTTATAAACGAACTTTTTTATAAATATTTCGATAATGAAATTTTGACAAAGTCGGAAGACGCCGCGATTATTGAGGGTAGTGAGAGACTTGCTTTTACTACCGATTCTTTTACCGTTTCCCCTATATTTTTTAACGGAGGAGATATCGGAAAATTAAGCGTTGTGGGTACCTGCAATGATTTGGCAATGATGGGAGCAAAACCCAAGTACCTAACATGCGGGTTTATGATTGAAGAGGGGCTTGAGTTTGACGAACTTGAAAAAATAGTTAAAAGTATGGCCGAGGAGCTTAAGAAAACGGGAGCTAAAATCGTAGCGGGAGATACGAAAGTAGTGCCGGCCGGAAGTGTGGATAAGATATTTATCAATACATCGGGAATCGGTGAAGTTATAAGGCCTGGAATCAGTGCTTCCAACTTAAAAAAAGGCGATAAGATTCTTGTAAGCGGAGATATCGGAAGACACGGAACGGTAATAATGGCTCACAGATACGGGGTTGAAACCGAGCTTAAGAGCGATTGTAAATTGCTTTGGGATGAGGTAAAAGCTTTGATTGATGCAGGTTTGGATATAAAAGCCCTTAGAGATGCTACAAGAGGCGGAATAAGCGCCGTACTTAACGAATGGAGCGAGGCAAGCGGTGTCGGAATCGAGATAGAAGAAGAAAAACTACCTATTAGTGACGAGGTTGTGGGACTTTGTGAAATTTTCGGTTTTGAACCTATGGATTTGGCGAATGAGGGTACTTTTATAGTTGCTGTAAGTGAAAAAGACGCTTTAAAGGCTGAGGAAATTTTAAAAAGCTTTAATCAAAACGCTTCGATTATCGGTGAAGTGACTGATGATGACAAGGTAATTTTAAAATCTCCATGGGGCACTAAAAGAGTGATAGAACTTCCTAAAGGTGAACTTCTTCCGAGAATCTGCTGATTTTCTCTCTT
Encoded proteins:
- a CDS encoding DUF86 domain-containing protein translates to MDKSEILVLLEFILESIELIEKRFKKIKSVDDFLTEDGLLILDAISMRLQAVGEALKNIDKKDKEFLLQVDDKEYWSKIIKTREIISHHYINLDAEIVYMICDEKLEELKDKIIRLISLT
- a CDS encoding type II toxin-antitoxin system HicA family toxin, which produces MKLTNITGREFIKILKKLGFYLDRQNRGNHRIFKNDKGEIIVVPAYKKKVLKPGLLKGILSQLNINKDEFIKLRDMV
- the hypE gene encoding hydrogenase expression/formation protein HypE — its product is MKITLSYGGGGKETNKLINELFYKYFDNEILTKSEDAAIIEGSERLAFTTDSFTVSPIFFNGGDIGKLSVVGTCNDLAMMGAKPKYLTCGFMIEEGLEFDELEKIVKSMAEELKKTGAKIVAGDTKVVPAGSVDKIFINTSGIGEVIRPGISASNLKKGDKILVSGDIGRHGTVIMAHRYGVETELKSDCKLLWDEVKALIDAGLDIKALRDATRGGISAVLNEWSEASGVGIEIEEEKLPISDEVVGLCEIFGFEPMDLANEGTFIVAVSEKDALKAEEILKSFNQNASIIGEVTDDDKVILKSPWGTKRVIELPKGELLPRIC
- a CDS encoding viperin family antiviral radical SAM protein, with the translated sequence MKEIVINWHIIQKCNYRCFYCFAKYEKSEREIYFDKSNSLKLLKEVYSYFAQNYKRIRLNLAGGEPLLVKDLNFIIKSAKSIGFDVSIITNFSNSDKILESVNFLTMIGISVDSLKEDTIKKIGRFDKKILNREYFYEKIKLIKSLNPNIQIKINTVVNRFNYNEFLGDFIEKINPNKWKILQAFPFKKTVFCEDWQYERFKKLHIKVNVNKFFESSEDMRESYIMVDPFGRFYQNSNLEYQYSESILKVGAKKAFSQVTFMKDKFYKRCQK
- the hypD gene encoding hydrogenase formation protein HypD; the encoded protein is MSLTLKDLYFKFRDPEAIKTLNKLIHKEAAKLKEPMRVMEICGGHTHTIMKYGLKQLMPENITFIHGPGCPVCVMPKERIDHAIELAKQPDVILATLGDMIRVPGSKSSLAKVRAEGADVRPLHSTFDVLQIAKENPDKKVVFFAIGFETTTPMTAALMDRAFKEGIKNIYYHINHVLVPPPMRAIMDSGEAKINAFIGPSHVSVIIGAKSYQFLTDDYKTPVVVAGFEPVDVMESILMLLKQKNEGRCEVEIQYKRATTWEGNVVAQKMIDKYMEVRDTFRWRGLGDIPKSALKLRDEFAEFDAEKIWADVLPNEPIDDHKMCICGDILRGLATPKDCKVFGTACTPENPLGSCMVSDEGACNAYYRYDR
- a CDS encoding nucleotidyltransferase family protein; this translates as MTKREILNFLKSHKNEIYQKFKAKKIGLFGSFAKNENSKNSDIDIYVEFEEKNFDNLVGLYEYLENSFHQKVDIYYPHKFSDKRVLEKIKKEVIYG